The Prochlorococcus marinus str. MIT 9301 genome window below encodes:
- the minE gene encoding cell division topological specificity factor MinE — translation MMTLRDLINKLLGRETASANTARERLQLVLAHDRVDMSSLTTDLLDKMRKEILDVVAKYVEIDFEEVAVSLETEDRMTALVANLPIKRTIDGEIKFKKTDKTDKANKDIKK, via the coding sequence ATGATGACACTCAGAGATCTTATAAACAAATTATTAGGCAGAGAAACGGCTAGCGCCAACACAGCAAGAGAACGATTACAACTTGTACTTGCTCACGACAGAGTTGATATGAGTTCTTTAACAACTGATCTTTTGGATAAAATGAGAAAAGAAATTCTCGATGTTGTCGCTAAATATGTTGAGATTGATTTTGAAGAGGTGGCAGTAAGTTTAGAAACTGAAGACAGAATGACTGCACTAGTAGCAAATTTACCAATCAAAAGAACTATTGACGGAGAAATAAAGTTTAAAAAAACTGATAAAACTGATAAAGCTAATAAAGATATCAAAAAGTAA
- a CDS encoding 2Fe-2S iron-sulfur cluster-binding protein — MATIRFIREDLEVQCNPGENLRELVMRENLQLYGLKGILGNCGGAGQCSTCFISVEGGNKNSLSPLTSVEEEKLKNRPENWRLACQTLIKSSTVILTKPQSPPSNLEELKKISENKKLPR; from the coding sequence ATGGCAACTATCAGATTTATTCGTGAGGATTTAGAGGTCCAATGCAATCCGGGTGAAAATTTAAGGGAACTTGTTATGAGAGAGAATTTACAGCTTTATGGATTAAAAGGTATTTTAGGTAATTGTGGAGGTGCTGGACAATGCAGTACTTGTTTTATTTCTGTTGAAGGTGGAAATAAAAATTCTTTGAGCCCTCTTACATCTGTTGAAGAAGAAAAACTCAAAAACAGACCAGAAAATTGGCGCCTTGCTTGCCAAACATTAATAAAATCATCCACAGTAATCTTAACAAAACCACAATCCCCCCCCTCAAATTTGGAAGAATTAAAAAAAATTAGTGAAAATAAAAAATTACCTCGCTAA
- a CDS encoding septum site-determining protein MinC, which yields MEIVLKNRSSKYLKIFSLLDLDNIHETFKSFSSIKEPLEVNIFAVNESISAQQLSKLKNHFDKINISSLNIYSNNRDTILSGKSLKIDSTFCKEQEIQNKLILFKLKNKDEILHEGTVRSGERISSNGNLCIIGDVNPGAIVSAKKNIYVWGKLLGVAFAGKSGNKSASISSLYLNPLQLRIADVIAIGPKDKPNNFYPEIAVIEKQTILIKPLIIKTKN from the coding sequence ATGGAAATTGTCTTAAAAAATAGGAGCAGTAAATATTTAAAAATTTTTTCTTTATTAGATTTAGATAATATCCATGAAACTTTCAAAAGTTTTTCTTCCATCAAGGAACCTTTAGAAGTAAATATTTTCGCAGTCAATGAATCAATAAGTGCTCAACAACTATCTAAATTAAAAAATCATTTTGACAAAATTAACATTAGTTCCCTAAATATTTACTCAAATAATAGAGATACAATATTAAGTGGAAAGTCTTTAAAAATAGATTCAACTTTTTGTAAAGAGCAAGAGATTCAAAATAAGTTAATTTTATTTAAGTTAAAAAACAAAGACGAAATTCTTCACGAAGGAACAGTTCGATCGGGTGAAAGAATATCTTCAAATGGAAACCTATGCATAATTGGAGACGTTAATCCAGGAGCAATAGTTTCCGCCAAAAAAAACATTTACGTTTGGGGTAAACTACTAGGGGTCGCATTCGCGGGGAAAAGTGGAAATAAAAGTGCCTCTATTTCATCACTTTATTTAAATCCCTTACAATTAAGAATTGCAGATGTAATAGCTATTGGACCAAAGGATAAGCCCAATAATTTTTACCCAGAAATTGCAGTCATAGAAAAACAAACCATATTGATCAAACCACTTATAATCAAAACTAAAAATTAA
- the petB gene encoding cytochrome b6, whose product MANSSSVYDWFQERLEIQDITDDVTSKYVPPHVNIFYCLGGITLVCFLIQFATGFAMTFYYKPTVTQAYSSVSYLMTDVSFGWLIRSVHRWSASMMVLMLILHVFRVYLTGGFKRPRELTWVTGVVMAVITVAFGVTGYSLPWDQVGYWAVKIVSGVPAAIPVIGDFMVELLRGGESVGQSTLTRFYSLHTFVLPWSLAVFMLMHFLMIRKQGISGPL is encoded by the coding sequence ATGGCTAATTCTTCATCTGTTTATGATTGGTTTCAAGAAAGGCTTGAAATCCAGGACATAACTGACGACGTAACTTCCAAGTACGTACCCCCTCACGTAAATATTTTTTATTGTTTAGGAGGCATAACTTTAGTATGCTTCTTAATTCAATTTGCAACAGGTTTTGCAATGACTTTTTACTATAAGCCAACAGTTACACAAGCTTATAGTTCAGTAAGTTATTTAATGACAGATGTAAGTTTTGGATGGTTAATAAGATCTGTACATAGATGGAGTGCATCAATGATGGTTTTGATGTTAATCCTTCATGTCTTTAGGGTTTATCTTACTGGGGGTTTTAAAAGGCCAAGAGAATTAACTTGGGTTACAGGAGTTGTAATGGCAGTCATAACTGTCGCTTTTGGAGTTACAGGTTACTCTCTTCCTTGGGATCAGGTAGGTTATTGGGCAGTTAAGATTGTTTCAGGTGTTCCCGCTGCAATACCAGTTATTGGCGACTTTATGGTTGAACTTCTTAGGGGAGGAGAAAGTGTTGGCCAATCCACTTTAACCAGATTTTACAGTCTTCACACTTTTGTATTGCCATGGTCATTAGCTGTTTTCATGTTGATGCATTTTTTAATGATTCGTAAACAGGGTATTTCAGGTCCCTTATAA
- a CDS encoding glycoside hydrolase 100 family protein, which produces MAERFSQKNLRVRPSSDEEKIVTNAKKHFEKTLVEISGELVGSVAALEHPTKNKKLNYGEIFLRDNVPVMIYLITQKRYEIVKKFLSLCLELQSTNYQTRGVFPTSFVEENGKLIGDYGQRSIGRITSADASLWWPILCWYYVNKSGDYAFGKSQSVQRGIQLLLDLVLHPTFEGTPVLFVPDCAFMIDRPMDVWGAPLEVEVLLHGCLKSCINLMELSRADHVSRLLDQRLILTNQWVKDLGGFLLKHYWVTSQTMQILRRRPTEQYGDDQHFNEFNVQPQVVPSWLQDWLENRGGYLIGNIRTGRPDFRFYSLGNSLACMFGVLPPEEQRALFRLVLHNRQHLMAQMPMRICHPHMDVEEWQNKTGSDPKNWPWSYHNGGHWPSLLWFFGAAVLLHQKNYGSDDVILMEEMKSLIEESYWCQLNQLPKQEWAEYFDGPTGTWVGQQSRTYQTWTIVGFLLMNHFLRNDYNDLDMFKI; this is translated from the coding sequence ATGGCAGAGAGATTTAGTCAAAAAAATTTAAGAGTAAGACCAAGTTCTGATGAGGAGAAAATTGTAACAAATGCAAAAAAACACTTCGAAAAGACTTTAGTTGAAATATCAGGTGAGTTAGTGGGAAGTGTTGCTGCACTGGAACACCCAACAAAAAATAAAAAGTTAAATTATGGAGAAATATTTTTAAGAGATAATGTTCCTGTAATGATTTATCTCATTACACAAAAGCGTTATGAAATTGTCAAAAAATTCCTCAGTTTATGTCTAGAGTTACAAAGCACTAATTATCAAACACGTGGTGTATTTCCTACTAGTTTCGTTGAAGAAAATGGAAAGCTCATTGGAGACTATGGTCAAAGGTCAATCGGGAGGATTACTTCAGCAGATGCAAGTTTATGGTGGCCCATTTTATGTTGGTATTATGTCAATAAAAGCGGCGATTATGCCTTCGGAAAAAGTCAAAGTGTTCAAAGAGGTATTCAACTTCTACTAGATCTAGTTCTACATCCAACATTTGAGGGTACTCCAGTACTTTTTGTTCCAGATTGCGCATTTATGATCGATAGACCTATGGATGTATGGGGGGCACCTTTAGAAGTTGAAGTTTTACTTCATGGATGTTTAAAAAGTTGCATAAACCTTATGGAATTAAGTAGAGCAGATCATGTCAGTAGACTTTTAGACCAAAGACTAATTCTCACAAATCAATGGGTTAAAGATTTAGGAGGTTTTCTTTTAAAGCATTATTGGGTTACCAGCCAAACAATGCAAATTTTAAGAAGAAGGCCAACTGAGCAGTATGGAGATGATCAACACTTCAATGAATTTAACGTTCAACCTCAAGTAGTTCCATCATGGCTACAAGATTGGTTAGAGAATAGAGGTGGCTACTTAATAGGAAATATTAGGACAGGAAGACCTGACTTTCGATTTTACAGTTTAGGTAATTCTCTAGCATGTATGTTCGGAGTACTGCCTCCCGAGGAACAAAGAGCTTTATTTAGATTAGTTTTGCATAACAGACAGCATTTGATGGCTCAAATGCCCATGAGAATTTGTCATCCTCATATGGATGTTGAAGAATGGCAAAATAAAACCGGATCGGATCCAAAGAATTGGCCTTGGAGTTACCATAATGGTGGTCATTGGCCAAGTTTACTTTGGTTTTTTGGTGCAGCCGTTCTATTGCATCAAAAAAATTACGGTTCTGATGATGTGATTCTCATGGAAGAGATGAAATCTTTAATAGAAGAATCCTACTGGTGTCAACTTAATCAATTGCCTAAGCAAGAATGGGCAGAATATTTTGATGGGCCTACAGGAACTTGGGTTGGACAACAATCAAGAACTTATCAAACCTGGACAATAGTTGGATTTTTATTAATGAATCATTTTTTAAGGAATGATTATAACGATCTGGATATGTTTAAGATTTAA
- the petD gene encoding cytochrome b6-f complex subunit IV: MSTLKKPDLSDPKLRAKLAKGMGHNYYGEPAWPNDLLYIFPVVILGTIACVVGLAVLDPAMLGDKANPFATPLEILPEWYLYPVFQILRVVPNKLLGIALQTLIPLGLMILPFIENVNKFSNPFRRPIAMSVFLFGTFLTIYLGIGACLPIDKSLTLGLF, encoded by the coding sequence ATGTCTACGTTAAAAAAACCAGATTTATCTGATCCAAAATTAAGAGCAAAATTAGCGAAAGGTATGGGTCATAATTATTATGGTGAGCCAGCTTGGCCAAACGATTTACTATATATTTTTCCAGTTGTTATTCTAGGTACGATTGCTTGTGTAGTGGGATTAGCAGTTCTTGACCCTGCAATGCTAGGAGATAAAGCAAACCCATTCGCCACCCCTTTAGAAATACTCCCCGAATGGTATCTTTACCCAGTTTTCCAAATACTAAGGGTAGTCCCTAACAAACTTTTGGGTATTGCACTGCAAACCTTAATCCCACTTGGATTGATGATTTTACCCTTTATCGAAAACGTTAATAAATTTTCTAATCCATTCAGAAGACCAATAGCAATGTCCGTTTTCTTGTTCGGAACTTTTTTAACTATATACCTTGGTATTGGAGCATGTTTGCCAATTGATAAATCACTGACACTAGGATTATTTTAG
- the minD gene encoding septum site-determining protein MinD — protein sequence MGKNTRTILICSGKGGVGKTTLTANLGIALANSGATTAVLDADFGLRNLDLLLGLENRIIYTAQDVLDKNCRLDQALVRHKKEPNLALLPAGDPRMLDWMKPEDMKKISELLSEKFDFVLVDCPAGVEDGFKNALAACKEAIVVTNPELSAVRDADRVIGILNTSDIKPIQLVINRVRPNMMASQEMLSIDDVQGILSLPLLGIVLEDEQVIISTNRGEPLTLTDGRSPAKKCYLNVSQRLTGKDVPIIDPKNEGKSLKDKFMRLMQTKVF from the coding sequence GTGGGGAAAAATACTCGCACAATATTAATCTGTTCAGGTAAAGGAGGGGTTGGTAAAACCACTTTAACTGCAAATCTAGGCATAGCTCTTGCTAATAGCGGAGCCACAACCGCTGTATTAGATGCTGATTTTGGCTTGAGAAATTTAGATCTTCTTCTTGGATTAGAAAATCGCATCATTTATACAGCTCAAGATGTTCTTGACAAGAATTGTCGTCTTGACCAAGCGCTGGTTAGACATAAAAAGGAACCTAATCTTGCTCTTCTACCCGCTGGAGATCCAAGGATGTTGGATTGGATGAAGCCCGAAGATATGAAGAAAATTAGTGAACTGCTTAGTGAGAAATTTGATTTTGTCTTAGTAGATTGTCCTGCTGGCGTCGAAGATGGCTTTAAAAACGCTCTTGCAGCTTGCAAAGAAGCCATTGTGGTTACTAACCCAGAATTATCTGCAGTACGCGACGCCGATAGAGTAATAGGAATTCTCAATACTTCTGATATTAAGCCTATTCAGCTTGTAATAAACAGAGTTCGTCCCAACATGATGGCTAGCCAAGAGATGCTATCTATCGATGATGTCCAGGGAATACTTTCTTTACCTTTGTTAGGTATTGTTCTAGAAGATGAGCAAGTAATTATAAGTACAAATAGAGGAGAACCACTGACACTTACAGATGGTAGATCTCCTGCAAAAAAATGTTATTTGAATGTTTCTCAAAGACTGACAGGAAAGGATGTACCAATTATTGACCCAAAAAATGAAGGTAAAAGTCTAAAAGATAAATTCATGAGATTAATGCAAACAAAGGTTTTTTAA
- the ctpZ gene encoding carboxyl-terminal processing protease CtpZ, whose translation MNASFNKLLTFKTFITALMIIVFSINLLLVERVNALSDSRQLVLDAWTLVNEGFYDPEKFDEIQWKRIRQKTLQKQIETSEEAYSAIEDMLRPLDDPYTRVLRPKDYELLKSSNFGSEINGVGLQLGEDDDNRVKVISTLGGSPAEEAGIISGDLIETVDGISSEKLGLAGTASRLRGESGTKVLVELSSESGEIREVDLERRSVDLRPVRTKRLRDDSHTIGYLRITQFSESVPKKVEEALQELKEKDVEGLILDLRNNSGGLVSSGIAVADSLLSEKPVVETKDRNGIKDAIISQKETYFDGPMVTLVNKGTASASEILAGSLQDNERSILMGEQTYGKGLIQSLKSLGEDSGIAITVASYLTPKGNNIQGQGMTPDKLLDLPDANDYGSTDDKWVKNAELFLGSLLEKEEVSVQTIELNNEEIKS comes from the coding sequence ATGAATGCATCTTTTAACAAACTTTTAACATTCAAAACTTTCATCACTGCATTAATGATCATCGTTTTTTCTATCAATCTCTTATTGGTTGAAAGAGTGAATGCTCTCAGTGACAGCAGGCAATTAGTACTTGATGCTTGGACCTTAGTAAACGAAGGGTTTTATGATCCAGAAAAGTTTGATGAAATCCAATGGAAAAGAATTAGACAAAAAACATTACAGAAACAAATTGAAACAAGTGAAGAGGCTTATTCCGCAATTGAAGACATGTTAAGACCTCTAGACGATCCCTACACCAGAGTTTTACGCCCAAAAGATTATGAGCTACTGAAATCAAGTAATTTTGGTAGTGAAATTAATGGGGTTGGGCTTCAATTAGGTGAAGATGATGACAATAGAGTTAAAGTAATCTCTACTCTTGGGGGTTCCCCAGCTGAAGAAGCTGGGATAATAAGCGGGGACTTGATAGAGACAGTTGACGGAATCTCATCAGAAAAATTAGGGCTTGCGGGCACTGCCTCTAGGTTAAGAGGTGAATCAGGGACAAAAGTTTTAGTTGAATTATCTTCTGAATCAGGAGAAATTAGGGAAGTTGATCTAGAGAGGAGGTCAGTAGATCTAAGACCAGTTAGAACAAAAAGATTAAGAGACGATTCTCACACAATAGGATATTTAAGGATAACTCAATTCAGCGAAAGCGTACCCAAAAAAGTTGAAGAGGCACTTCAAGAGTTGAAAGAGAAAGATGTTGAGGGCTTAATCTTGGATCTTAGAAATAATTCAGGGGGACTAGTAAGCTCTGGTATAGCAGTTGCAGACTCATTATTAAGTGAGAAACCTGTAGTCGAGACAAAAGATAGAAATGGAATTAAAGATGCAATTATTTCTCAAAAAGAGACATATTTTGATGGACCAATGGTGACTTTAGTAAATAAAGGTACTGCAAGTGCCAGTGAAATACTTGCTGGTTCTTTACAAGATAATGAGAGATCTATTCTTATGGGAGAGCAAACTTATGGCAAAGGTTTAATTCAATCCCTAAAAAGTTTGGGAGAAGATAGTGGTATTGCAATAACAGTAGCCAGTTACTTAACCCCCAAAGGTAATAATATTCAAGGCCAGGGTATGACTCCTGACAAATTACTAGATCTCCCTGATGCAAATGATTATGGAAGTACTGATGATAAATGGGTGAAAAATGCAGAATTATTTTTGGGGTCGCTTCTAGAAAAAGAAGAAGTTTCAGTTCAAACTATTGAATTAAATAATGAAGAAATTAAATCTTGA
- the psbB gene encoding photosystem II chlorophyll-binding protein CP47, whose amino-acid sequence MGLPWYRVHTVVINDPGRLLAVHLMHTALLAGWAGSMALYELAIFDPSDAVLNPMWRQGMYVMPFMARLGITSSWNGWDITGATGVDPGFWSFEGVAAAHIVFSGLLMLASIWHWTYWDLDLWEDSRTGEPALDLPRIFGIHLLLAGLTCFGFGAFHCANVGIWVSDPYGLTGHVEPVAPSWGVEGFNPFNPGGIVANHIAAGLMGIIGGIFHITNRPGERLYRALKLGSLEGVLASALAAVLFVSFVVSGTMWYGSATTPVELFGPTRYQWDSGYFKTEINRRVQAAIDDGATKSEAYASIPEKLAFYDYVGNSPAKGGLFRVGALVNGDGLPTGWQGHIAFQDKEGNELEVRRIPNFFENFPVILEDKEGNVRADIPFRRAEAKYSFEQTGITATIYGGDLDGQTFTDPAVVKRLARKAQLGEAFKFDRETYKSDGVFRSSPRAWFTYAHLCFGLLFLFGHWWHASRTLYRNSFAGIDAEIGDQVEFGLFKKLGDETTRRIPGRV is encoded by the coding sequence ATGGGATTGCCTTGGTATCGAGTTCACACAGTAGTTATTAATGACCCAGGTCGACTACTTGCTGTGCATCTTATGCATACTGCATTATTAGCCGGCTGGGCCGGTTCAATGGCTCTTTACGAATTAGCCATTTTTGATCCTTCTGATGCTGTTCTCAATCCAATGTGGAGACAGGGGATGTACGTTATGCCTTTTATGGCAAGACTAGGTATCACAAGTAGTTGGAACGGATGGGATATTACCGGTGCTACTGGAGTTGATCCTGGATTCTGGAGTTTCGAAGGGGTTGCCGCAGCTCACATAGTATTTAGTGGTCTATTAATGTTGGCCTCTATTTGGCACTGGACATACTGGGACTTAGATTTGTGGGAAGATTCAAGAACTGGTGAACCTGCTCTTGACTTGCCAAGAATTTTCGGGATTCACCTCCTTCTAGCAGGACTAACCTGTTTTGGTTTTGGAGCTTTTCATTGTGCAAACGTTGGGATTTGGGTTTCTGACCCTTATGGCTTAACTGGTCACGTAGAACCTGTGGCTCCATCCTGGGGAGTAGAAGGATTTAATCCTTTTAATCCTGGAGGTATAGTGGCGAACCATATTGCAGCAGGACTTATGGGTATTATTGGAGGTATTTTTCATATCACCAATAGACCTGGAGAAAGACTTTATAGAGCACTAAAACTTGGAAGTCTCGAGGGAGTTCTAGCTAGTGCTTTGGCTGCTGTATTATTTGTTTCTTTCGTTGTTTCCGGAACAATGTGGTACGGTTCAGCAACAACTCCGGTAGAGCTTTTTGGTCCTACCAGATATCAATGGGATTCAGGCTATTTCAAAACTGAAATCAATAGAAGAGTGCAAGCTGCTATAGATGATGGTGCCACTAAATCAGAGGCATATGCATCGATTCCAGAAAAATTAGCCTTCTACGATTACGTTGGAAATAGTCCAGCTAAAGGAGGACTATTTAGAGTTGGAGCTCTTGTTAATGGTGATGGATTACCAACTGGTTGGCAAGGTCACATTGCTTTTCAAGATAAGGAAGGTAACGAATTAGAAGTTAGAAGAATTCCTAATTTCTTTGAAAACTTCCCTGTCATTCTTGAAGACAAAGAAGGTAATGTAAGAGCAGATATCCCATTTAGAAGAGCTGAAGCAAAGTATTCATTCGAACAGACTGGTATAACTGCAACTATCTATGGAGGAGACCTAGATGGACAAACATTTACAGACCCTGCAGTAGTTAAAAGGTTAGCTAGAAAAGCTCAACTTGGAGAAGCATTCAAGTTTGACAGAGAAACATATAAATCTGATGGCGTATTCCGAAGTTCTCCAAGAGCCTGGTTTACATATGCACATTTATGTTTCGGATTGCTATTCTTATTTGGTCACTGGTGGCATGCTTCAAGAACTCTTTACAGAAATTCCTTTGCTGGTATTGATGCTGAGATTGGAGACCAAGTTGAATTTGGTTTATTCAAGAAACTTGGTGACGAAACCACAAGAAGAATCCCAGGAAGGGTTTAA
- the psbM gene encoding photosystem II reaction center protein PsbM — METTNFGFVASLLFVGVPTIFLIGLFISTQDGEKSSFYSDSSKGRLGPKR, encoded by the coding sequence ATGGAAACAACTAATTTTGGATTCGTAGCTAGTCTTTTATTTGTAGGGGTGCCAACAATATTCCTAATAGGTTTATTTATTTCTACACAAGATGGAGAAAAATCAAGCTTTTACTCTGACTCTAGTAAAGGTAGACTTGGACCAAAACGCTAA
- the prmC gene encoding peptide chain release factor N(5)-glutamine methyltransferase: protein MLCISVKEFLFWKKKQLSKGGDQQSFAVLLDCIGGVPISDLNLITINPSGNLHLKKNLEFLESVWDDHLLKSCPIQYLCGITFWRDLKLKVTNKVLIPRAETELIVDIVFNIFQKKSEKLFFAELGTGSGAISIALALAYPLSEVVATDIDQDALEIATKNFINSSKQSNLKFYCGNWWSPLECFKGKIDLAISNPPYIPRDTYEKLPKEVKNFEPKVALLGGEDGLEHFREIIQKAPLFLKDNGWLILENHFDQSEKVKQLLIKNKFTSIEIVKDLSGIGRFTIGRYK, encoded by the coding sequence ATGCTTTGCATTTCTGTAAAAGAATTTTTATTTTGGAAAAAAAAGCAACTTTCTAAAGGAGGTGATCAACAATCCTTTGCTGTTTTACTTGATTGTATAGGCGGTGTACCGATTAGTGATCTAAACTTGATAACTATAAATCCTAGTGGAAATTTACATTTAAAAAAAAATTTAGAATTTTTAGAATCTGTTTGGGATGATCATTTATTAAAATCATGTCCAATTCAATATCTCTGTGGAATAACTTTTTGGAGAGACTTAAAGTTGAAAGTTACAAACAAAGTACTCATTCCTAGAGCGGAAACAGAGCTAATAGTTGATATCGTCTTCAATATATTTCAAAAGAAATCGGAAAAATTATTTTTTGCTGAATTAGGAACTGGTTCAGGTGCCATTAGTATTGCTTTGGCATTGGCATATCCACTAAGCGAGGTAGTAGCAACGGACATAGATCAAGATGCATTAGAAATAGCCACTAAAAATTTTATAAATTCTTCTAAACAATCAAATTTGAAATTTTATTGTGGAAATTGGTGGTCACCTCTTGAATGTTTTAAAGGAAAAATAGACCTCGCTATTTCAAACCCGCCATATATTCCTAGAGATACTTATGAAAAATTACCCAAAGAAGTTAAAAATTTCGAACCTAAAGTTGCTTTATTAGGCGGCGAAGATGGTTTAGAACATTTCAGGGAAATAATACAAAAAGCACCATTGTTCTTAAAAGATAATGGTTGGCTAATTTTAGAGAATCATTTTGATCAAAGTGAAAAAGTGAAACAACTACTTATTAAAAATAAATTTACATCAATAGAAATTGTGAAAGATCTATCAGGTATTGGTAGGTTTACCATTGGAAGATATAAATAA
- a CDS encoding L-threonylcarbamoyladenylate synthase, protein MNLVDCKSALKTLNSGLPIIFPTDTLPAIGCLPKFSNIIYKFKKRDRNKPLILMGSEYKHLIDYVHESAKKDYENIASKYWPGALTIVVPASEKQTVNLTSNDLTIGLRIPNSCIAKSLLRETGPLLTSSANISGFKGSITAEGIALDFPSVKIYGPIPWEKSSGKASTIIFWKKSGNWRLIREGEVLVKELH, encoded by the coding sequence ATGAATTTAGTAGACTGCAAATCTGCCTTGAAGACGCTTAATAGTGGTTTGCCTATAATTTTTCCAACAGATACTTTACCCGCAATTGGTTGTTTACCAAAATTTTCAAATATTATTTATAAGTTTAAAAAAAGAGATAGAAACAAACCCTTAATTCTTATGGGATCAGAATATAAACATTTAATTGATTATGTTCACGAATCAGCTAAAAAAGATTACGAAAATATAGCTTCAAAATATTGGCCTGGGGCTCTTACAATTGTTGTCCCTGCTTCAGAAAAACAGACTGTAAACCTCACCAGCAATGATCTTACTATTGGGTTGAGAATCCCAAATTCTTGTATAGCAAAGTCTCTTTTGAGAGAAACAGGACCATTGTTAACTTCAAGTGCAAATATTTCAGGTTTTAAAGGATCAATTACAGCTGAAGGTATTGCTCTAGACTTCCCTTCTGTAAAAATTTATGGCCCTATCCCCTGGGAAAAAAGTAGTGGAAAAGCTAGTACAATTATATTTTGGAAGAAAAGTGGAAATTGGAGACTAATTAGAGAGGGAGAAGTATTAGTTAAGGAATTACATTAA
- a CDS encoding HD domain-containing protein — translation MSIKRVFHDPIHKEIVFDAGKPEELMIMELIDTVAFQRLRRIKQLGAASLLFHGAESSRFTHSIGVFCIARKIYERLIESKSSFCENKFVLYGAALLHDLGHGPLSHTSETIFKHNHEQWSENLVTKYNPINSILKKYDNELPRKIGELFQSKQLFSKPLKTLISSEIDCDRLDYLLRDSYNTGINYGLVDLERIISALTFSPDGNIGIKPKGVIAIEHFLVLRNLMYRTIYNHRINEISTWILEKILHTVKDNDEKKIWLDDYLHKWIFSPSKVDFDDFIRNDDVTFYYHLIRWKDESFEPLSTLCKMFIDRDLLKASDISFLCKMDRLKILAFATKLCDKNGFDSKIFCGIKERSFKGFESNNALKIWDGTYQSALENSSALIKTLMRSEESSLIIYPGMIKNEIENEISLMKNNS, via the coding sequence ATGAGTATTAAAAGAGTTTTTCATGACCCAATTCATAAAGAAATAGTATTTGATGCAGGAAAGCCAGAAGAATTAATGATTATGGAATTAATTGATACAGTGGCTTTTCAAAGACTTAGAAGAATAAAACAACTAGGAGCTGCATCATTACTTTTTCATGGTGCAGAATCGAGTAGATTTACTCACTCAATTGGTGTTTTTTGTATAGCTAGAAAAATTTATGAGAGACTAATTGAAAGTAAATCTTCATTTTGTGAAAATAAATTTGTGCTTTATGGAGCAGCTCTATTACATGATTTAGGTCATGGACCTTTAAGCCATACCAGTGAAACAATATTCAAACATAATCACGAACAATGGTCTGAAAACTTAGTTACAAAATATAATCCAATAAATTCAATCCTCAAAAAGTATGACAACGAATTACCGAGAAAAATTGGTGAATTATTTCAATCAAAGCAATTATTCTCAAAACCTTTAAAAACATTGATAAGTAGTGAGATAGATTGCGATCGTCTCGATTATCTTTTACGCGATAGTTACAACACAGGTATTAATTATGGGTTAGTAGATTTAGAAAGAATTATTTCAGCTCTTACCTTTTCACCTGATGGAAATATCGGAATCAAACCAAAAGGAGTGATCGCTATTGAGCATTTCCTTGTACTAAGAAACTTAATGTATAGAACAATTTATAATCACAGGATAAACGAAATATCAACATGGATTCTGGAAAAAATATTACACACAGTAAAAGATAATGATGAAAAGAAAATTTGGTTAGATGATTATTTACATAAATGGATTTTTTCACCTTCAAAGGTTGATTTTGATGATTTCATAAGAAATGATGATGTAACCTTTTATTATCATTTGATTAGATGGAAAGATGAATCTTTTGAGCCACTTTCTACACTATGCAAAATGTTTATTGACAGAGATTTATTAAAGGCATCAGACATAAGTTTTTTATGTAAAATGGATAGATTAAAAATCCTTGCATTTGCTACAAAATTATGCGATAAGAATGGTTTTGATTCAAAAATATTTTGCGGAATTAAAGAAAGGTCTTTTAAAGGCTTTGAATCTAATAATGCATTAAAAATATGGGACGGCACTTATCAAAGTGCATTAGAGAATAGTTCGGCATTAATAAAAACTTTAATGAGATCTGAGGAAAGCTCTTTAATTATTTATCCAGGTATGATCAAAAATGAAATTGAAAATGAAATTTCATTAATGAAAAACAACTCCTAG